The Pseudoliparis swirei isolate HS2019 ecotype Mariana Trench chromosome 19, NWPU_hadal_v1, whole genome shotgun sequence genomic sequence ttaaaaaaaaaatatgaaaagaatCATAAAAATATTCAATTGTTTCTTTTCCTTAATACCACTTAATAAttgttctatttatttatatatattcatatttattttacatatatatatttatatatacctttttataatgttatatttatttataattttatatatattaataattttatttatatatttttataactttatttatttatacattttaatatatttatatatgcgtGCAGGAAGGGAAATTCTTAAAATAATTTGGTTACAGTTGTGACTGAAACCGTTGTTAACGGGTCTTTGAGGCGCAAACGGGACAGATGAGTCACACATTGGCGGTTGAGAAAGCCAGTCAGTCATTCTGTGTTTATATTTACTACGAAGGCTCCGCTGCCTTCTGGCTGAAGAGTAACCGTCTGCTGTGACGTCATCCCAGAGAAACCCAGTCGGGGACCAGTTAATGTTATCAGACAATCTGAGCAGCAGATGTCCTGCAGGCTAAAAGGACTCTTAATATCAGATTAACCGGCTAACTTTAAATCCAGACCGTCAGTCTGAGTGGAGAACTTGGGCTGGTTTCACTCAGCTGACAAGACCGCCTGCTATCGACCAATCGGAGAGCTTCTAAGACGTTATTACCGGAACACGGTGTCGCCAAAATGACATTTATACATAAATTCAATACGGCGTCCTGCTGCACTGATGTGTATTCATCCGCCGCTGAAAGTAGTCCTCAATCATTCCTCCTGTTGCTCAAACCAGCTGTTTtaggaacatttaaaatacttaaaataataatgtacctaatatatttgtatcttttaatcagtcaaatcaaataaataattaatattattattagtccTTAATCATTCCTCCTGTTTGTGTGGTAATTTCCATTGTTTTGGAACATTTAGCTTAAAATAATTTacttaatatatttgtattttttaatcacagtaaaattcaaataaatcaaattaataataatatttaatattattaatagtcTTCAATCATTCCTCCTGTTTGTTTGAAACGGCTGTTTtaggaacattttaaataataatgtacttaaatatatttgtatactttaattgcagtaaaataaataaaatgaaattatttttttaaactgtcaaATCCAGCAGTTTATTATATAACTGGGAaactacatttataaatatataaaacacctttttaatgtcatgattatatttatatatgtcagATAGCATGATTATATCTATATGTCAGATCACTAACAGGCCAACTGgattatttcattaaaaaaattgtgatttatgatttaaacacattttttgtagAATcttttaacctcttccactccaccccCATTTTCGAGCAAAAACGCCTAAAATGATCTGACTAAATTAAAATGGCTGTAGTTTCTGAACCCCTCTGAATAAATTTATCAATGAAGGCTTTCTAGAAAGATTACCCTTGTGATTACTTGTGAAATTGTCAAAAATCCTTTAGGTCATACAGAAACAGAGCAGTGGGCCTTTGAAGTCAGTAAAAATGTGAGATTTTTGTCCGCCTaaaataataaagtatatttcagcATAAATAACTGCCTGTGACTGTATCTGTACAGGAAAAGGACAGTATCGGTGTGTAACTGCACTAGTACTAAACATCTGCTTCGAATTTGAAGAGGATAGGACAAAGTATGACAATCCTAcattgtttttcatgaaaagatCCAGGCGGAGCTCCAAAAAGGACATGTGCAGACTCCAAATGCACACATGGTGCCCAAATGATATTATGAGACACTGAAGGTGTTTTcctttacatgttgatatgtttcaACATATACCAATGTAAAGAACTGTAATATCACtgcaaaatataacttttactCCAAGTAGAGCAGATGTAttgctaaataatatatacatataaatatatactacatatatatagatatatatacacacatagtgacatatatatgtagtatatatatgtatatactacataatatatatatacacgcacaaatatatatgtatgtataaacatagatatatatatatttctatacatgaatatgaatatatatattctgtaaggAGAAGACTGGCTGCGCCCACGTATTTCAGAGGAGTTCCGTAACGTGTGACTCAATTTGCATATGCAACACGTCGTTAGAAAGCCGGAAGTCTCCTCTAGAGGAGACGAAGGGATTGACAAGTCTAACCTAACTTActaataaaatgtagtcaaacaaaaacggagcaaatcaccgtgttcatggcccgggcaaagacagcgcggtctcctggcttcaacacgttactgtcagggaagacacagcgcgccaaaaaaaaagtttcaatggaaaactttttaccttttctgattccgctagctctttgctaacttccactagtacttccgctaatacctccgctaatacatctacttagaaagtgtattctgtaccttttctccgtcgaaatgttgcaagacccgacttgctgcatttatcgcgactttagacattgtgtgtttgggctcctcttgtgaaaaattattacgaaataaaagaaaatgtatatgttctttgcaaagatgaggatgtgttgaatgctgggataccaaacatgcccatgtttattgacgtggtctgcgtgagcgagccgtttaaagggaaggggaggggcttaaggacgccggcgtcctcagtggagtggaagaggttaaaccTCAAATACAAAGTTTAATTTATAGAATAATTGTAATTAAATCACATTAATCAGGAAAATCACAAGTATCTCCTTCGTGAAGTCTGTCCATAAACATTTAATTAGTTCTTTAAAAATGCGCAACTTTTTAGGATCAATCAAGTTATTGATTCAGCGCTTACATTATGCAGTCGtacatgtttttaatattttcaccACGACTCCAACGCCACACGtctttaatgctaagctaacagctAGCGGCCGTTAGCCGGGGATGCTAATCCTGCTCATCAGATTATCACACTGAGATCTACAGGATTATTCTGTGAATCAAGATGTGATATCGATCTGCCGGTGCAGCTTTTATTTAAtagattttaaatatatattcttctgaaaaacaaatcaatgattttaattttaaacgacatatttaatgtttaaacGGAACAACAATTTGAGTAAAAGATTATTTAAAGAGATTTAGAAACGAACACAACGtagttataataatacaaatggtTGATATTATAATACAAATGGTTATAATAATATAAGTGGTTATTGTATAATATAAGTGGTTATTTAATATAATCTCCTTCATGGAGACTGATGAAACTATAATAATCATTTTGACTTGATGGATTGATGTTCACaggatttatttatgtttaagaCGGGAAAataaacaagaagaagagaggcTCTTATTGTCTTAACCGTTCAATAGAGGCGTCTGTTGTTTACCTGTAAACACACTGTGTTTACTGTGGTGTGTttagtgaggtgtgtgtgtttactgtgtttagtgttgtgtgtgtgttcagtctgTGTTAATCCCGTTAAGGTTGCGTGTCTCATGGGTGCCGGTCTGTCACCCGGGCGatggatagtgtgtgtgtttaatgtgtgtgtgtgtgtgttaatgaagTAGTTTATTTATAGAAACGTCTGTAGAGCTTTAAAATGCAGCCGGGACGAGAAACTGTTGAACATAGAACAAACAAACTGATGTGCTcactccttttcctcttcttcctcctcttccccctgcccctcttcctcctcatatactcctcctcctctctcaccccactttctccccctccttttcttcttccccccccaTAATCTCCCTACTcttcccttcctcttcttcttctcctcctccccctctcctccctcctcttcttccccctcctcctcccccagacTATGGATCAGAAGTTTGGGTTGTTCTTCCTCCTGGCATCgggcctcctcgtcctcctcagctTGTCCTCCGTCTCTCGGGCCGAGGGCGCCATGGAGGACGACGTTCTGGGCGACTACGTGGACGTGGAGGACGAGCTGGAGCTGAGTCTCCCCGGAGCGGAGGAGGGGGAGCTggagggggagcaggaggaggcgccCCCCATCCCCAAGGCCCCGCCGATACCCAAGGTGAGCGACCGCCGACGGGGTCAAGAAAACTCCTTAGGTCATTTCACAGCAATaactttattttacatttatttagtgtttaaagaaatagtttttagtgtctttttgtaatgTTCTTGTGTATTTTAACTACTATTGGCACTTTGATCTGCATTGTTGTATTATGTTTATTACATTTGTGTACgccttatatatattatatctatctTCTGAAAACAGTAGTTATAAAATCCTCTGtggaaaatgtgatttaaagattaaaaaacaactCTTATTGATGGTTTTAATTTAACCTTTTTCTTACTACATTCATTTAGTTTTTAGCATGTTTTAATCTTTAAATAGTTTATATTGTcctatttttgttattttgtttattttaactaTTATTAGCACTTTGatcagcatttttattttttaattatttcatttgcgtacgacctatatatatattctgaataGAGTGTTTATAAACCCTCTGtgtaaaatgtgatttaaagatTAAAACAACAACTTCGGTTcggttttgattaatttaacctTTCTCacgatatttattttatattatttagtatttctcacacttttgtgttttttcctctTAAAATAGTTTTTATTGTTCTATTTCTGTTGTTTTCCTGGATTTTATTGTAACTATTATTAACACTTTGAcaatttttatgttttgtttattaaatTATCTCCGCCCTCTATTTTCTATCTGTTGAAAATGTGATTTGAAGATAAAAAACTAATTCTGTTGTTTTTTAGAAAATTCTCCCTTAAACTAATTAAACtctcaaaacattttttttgtttttctcttaatatttgttattgtcgtattttttaattttcttgttTATTTGGACTATTAGCACTTTGAGCtgaattatgttttatttacaatattgtacgccatagatatatatctatatagatatatatatcttctgaatagaatttaattaatttaacctTATTTTCTcgctacatttattttatactcTTCAGTATTTCTTAAACTTTTTTTATCGttaaatatttgttgttgttctatttgtgtgtttttataactGTTCTTCACTTCTGAATAGAGATAGTGATCTAAGGTgagtcctcttcttcctcaggtGACCTACAAGGCTCCGGAGCCCATGGGGGAACACTTCATCGCAGAGTCCTTCGACCGCGGGACGCTGGACGGGTAAGAAACTCACCTGAGAGATGCTGCCTCTGGTCAGGTGACTAACTCACCTGAGAGGCCTCTGGTCAGGTGACTAACTCACCTGTGTGGTTTCAGGTGGGTTCTGTCCATCGCCAAAAAGGAAGACGCTGACGAAGACATCGCCAAGTACGACGGTAAGTACACGAATACAGAAAGTACACGAAGTAAAAGTAGTAATACTACACAGTAAATATACTGTTATAGGTAAAGGTAAGAATACCTTATTGTTAAAAtactccttcacaataaaactacCATAACCCACTGTTAAAAtactccttcacaataaaactaaCTACCACGCTGTTAACtactccttcacaataaatctAACTACCACGCTGTTAACTACTCCTTCATAATAAAACTAATGATACGTtcacaataaaactaaaaatacCTCACTGTTAAAAcactccttcacaataaaactacCAATACCGTCAACCATCAAACGACTCATTTGCgtagtgatgaagatgaagatgtgatCCCCAGGTAAATGGGCggtggaggacatgaaggacagCAAGCTCCCCGGAGATAAAGGTCTGGTCCTGAAGTCTCGGGCCAAACATCACGCCATCTCGGCTCAGCTGCTGCGAACTTTCACCTTCGACACCAAGCCGCTCATCGTCCAGTAAGAGTCCTGCTCACCTTCGTCTTCATCACTGGTTTCTCTGGACATCGTTCACCTTCGTCTTCATCACTCTCTCTGTTGTcgttcaccttcatcttcatcactcctctctctggtttctctctggacaTCGTTCACCTTCGTCTTCATCACTTCTCTCTCTGATGTCGTTCGTCATCatcgctcttctctctctcgtaGGTACGAGGTGAACTTCCAGAACGGCATCGACTGCGGCGGCGCCTACGTGAAGCTGCTGTCTCAGACCGCCGACCTCGACCTGGTGAGTTCCACCTGGAGACGTGTTCTGGTGATGCGTTCGAGGACCGTCGGCAGGATGGAAATGCAGTGATGATTACGTTGCTTACAGCTTCTGTCTGTAATAAACGGTGTAGTTTAACAACGGCGTGCTGTCCCGTCCCAGGACCAGTTCGTGGACAAGACTCCGTACACCATCATGTTCGGACCTGATAAATGTGGAGAAGAATACAAACTTCACTTCATCTTCAGACACAAGAACCCCAAAACAGGAGAGTACGAAGAAAAACACGCCAAGAAACCCGACTCTGACCTGAGGACGTACTACACCGACAAGAAGACTCACCTGTACACACTGGgtaagagacacacaggtacacactgtaagatacacacaggtacacactgggtaagagacacacaggtacacactgggtaagagacacacaggtacacactgggtaagagacacacaggtacacactgtaagatacacacaggtacacactgtaagatacacacaggtacacactgtaAGATACACACTGTAAGATACACACGGGTACACTCTGGGTAAgaaacacacaggtacacactgtaagatacacacaggtacactctgGGTAAGGTACACATTAAGATACACACTGGTACACATTGTAAGATACACACTAAGAGACACACTAagatacacactgtacacacctgtacacactgGGTAagatacacactacacactgtaaGAGACGCTCTGTAAGGTACACACTGTAAggtacacactatacacacacactgtaagagACACACTGTAAGGTACACACTGTAaggtacacacctgtacactCTGGTAAGACGTCCAGGTATGTAAATCCTGCCCTCTGTCGCCCCCTAGTGTTGAACCCTGACAACACCTTCGAGGTGCTGGTGGACCAGACGCAGGTGAACAGCGGCAGCCTCCTGACCGACATGTCGCCCGCCATCAACCCGGCCGCCGAGATCGAGGACCCCGAGGACCAGAAGCCCGAGGACTGGGACGAGAGGCCCAAGATCCAGGACCCGGCCGCCGCCAAGCCCGAGGACTGGTGAGCGGCCGCGCcgcgtgtgtgtacctgtgtgtatgtgtggttatttacaggtgtgtgtgtgtgtgtagggacgAGGACGCCCCCTCTCAGGTTCCAGATGAAGACGCGGTGAAACCCGACGGCTGGCTGGACGAGGAGCCCGAGTACATCGGAGACCCCGAAGCCCTGAAGCCAGAAGACTGGTGAGACACGGGGGCCTCCGATTGGCCGGTTCCCAGGCAGCGAGTCGACCTCCGCTCGCTCACCTGTCTCGTCTCCCGGCCCTCAGGGACCAGGACATGGACGGCGAGTGGGAGGCCCCCCAGGTGCCCAACCCGCTCTGCGAGAGCGCCCCCGGCTGCGGCTCCTGGAAGCGCCCCGTCGTCGACAACCCCAACCACAAGGGCAAGTGGAAGCCGGCCATGATCGACAACCCCAACTACCAGGTGGGCGCGAGACCCGCGAGGCGTTCAGGTGCCGGCCGTTCTTCGGGACCGACGGGTGACGGTTTGGTTTTGCGTCCTCAGGGCGTCTGGAAGCCGAGGAAGATCTCCAACCCGGCGTTCTTCGAGGACCTGCAGCCGTTCCGCATGACGCCGTTCAGCGCCGTGGGGCTGGAGCTCTGGTCCATGACCGCCGACATCTTCTTCGACAACTTCTTCATCACCGACGACCGCGCCACCGCCGACCGCTGGGCCGCCGACGGCTGGGGCCTGAAGAAGGCCGCCGAGGGCGCCGCCGACGTGAGTGAACCGGGAATATACAActattaaataaaggtttaccAAGAAATAAATGCAAAAGAAATGAGttggaagaaaggaagaaattcttttaattaagacatttatttaatttaagattaaagaagtattacttttttgtcattttatttacttcacttttttaataactactacttttttttattttaattttattagattattaatttttttgtgcTTAATATAagccattttttatttcaaattcatccgatcataattttttttaatagtgattttaaatgatcactttataaattattatttaaaatgtatacgaTAATTTTCAACTAAAAGTACAAATATAAATTGGAatcatgacaaaaataaatgcgaagaaatataaaaaaattattattattcttgaaTGAGGGACATTTctggtcccttttaaatgttACTCATATAAACCATTAACCGCTCGACTGCTGGTCCGTCTGGTagtttgtgttattgttgtgaCTTTGCGGTTTCAATAAAGTTTAGTTTGAATTCACCAGCCATCAGCTCCTGAGTTATTAAGATACTCTAAATAAGCGTCCACAGAATCTGTTTATTATATACAGCTCGCAATCACCTTTTATGATAACTCGATAAACtccatttaataaataaaagcaacgtttgtgtttaatgtttgtgtgtttaatgtttgtttgtttgtgtgtttgtttgttttcagcccGGTTTGGCGACTCAGATGTTGAGCGCCGCTGAGGAGCGCCCGTGGCTCTGGGTCGTCTACGTGCTCACCGTGGCTCTGCCGCTCGTCCTCATCATCGTCTTCTGCTGCACCGgcaaggtaacacacactcacagctggGTGGAGGAATCTTTATTCCTCGAGGGAAATGCAGAGAGGAGCCGACTTAAAGTTCAGAAATGCCGAGTTGACGTTCCTCTGAGGCggccttatgtgtgtgtgtgtgtctggttgtgtgtgtggttgtgtgtctgacTTCCACAGAGGTCGTCAGCATCAGGTCAGGGTCAGTTGAGTCTCACCAGCTTACAGGAAGAGTTTAACGAAGCTGGACCCCCGAGCCGACCCGCCTCCTCAGGCCTGGTGACCGCCGCTAGTGtagctttgtttgtgtgtgttgtcgctgtgtgtgtgtgtgtgtgtgtgtgtgtcgtggttTAGACGTCTGTATTGTCGTGAAATGTCAGACACGAGCGACAAAGGAAACGTCTGATTGGTGAGTCTGTAGATTCTGGACTTTACTTCTCATTTAATAACTTTGAAGATTCTTATTTCTTTTgcaattaaaatgttcattttaataattgttatttttttttaaaatcccgtATGTATTTAACATTTTGCAGGGATTTTTTTCACttctgagatttttttttattttgcacattTTCTGATACTATTGAGAATTTCTTTTGAATCGCTTAATAATTGACACATTTCTCTAAAGGTGTCTTTGCCCTTTTTGACGCCGTCCGTtcattattaatcttcttcGTGTTCCTGTGAAGACGAGCCAGAGCTCTGCAGCTGATGAGTTTGCATGTTTCTGCTCCGCAGAAGAAGAGCCCGGAGACGCCGGCAGCCGAGTACAAGAAGACCGACGAAGCTCAGCCCGACGTGAAGGAGCCTGAGGCTGAGGAGCCTGAGGCTAAGGAGGCTAAGGAGGCTGAGGAGCCTGAGGCTAAGGAGGCTAAGGAGGCTGAGGAGCCTGAGGCGCCTGAGGCTAAGGAGGCTAAggagcctgaggaggaggaggctgaggaggaggctgaggaggaggctgaggaggaggctgaggaggaggctgaGAAGAGCAGTCCAGGTATCCACCGCGTCCAGAGTTCAGCTCGGCCCTCGTCCTCCGTCTGATTTCtaaatctttatttaatgtttcagCTGCAGAGAAGAGCGACGCAGACGAGAGTCCTGCAGagaacgaggaggaggcggagaaggagaaggaggcgaCGGGCGACGAGGTGAGGAGACGCGCTTAACGCTCGCCGCCGGTTACCGTTCACCCGACTCGCCGGCAGCGGATTTGAGCTTCAACTAAACCGTGAAACTCTTTCTGCAGAAGTCGTCTGCAGAGGACGACATTCTGAGGAGATCTCCCAGGAACAGGAAGGTCAGAAAGGACTGATATCTCTGACTCCACAGccctgaccccgcccccccctccctccctccccccccctctcgtctGCTCCGAGGCGATGAAGCCCACGTGGATCCCCGTGGAGGCGGAGAAGCCGACAGGAAACTAATCAAGACCTCCGACCAGTGGACGCCTGctcatgatgaagatgaagatgattcCAGTGTGAACAGGACTGACTTAGTGTGATTTAAAaggatttgttttcttcttgtttATAAAAGAGATTAATTGAGATTAACTAAAAAAAGATAAACCTTCCAGCATCATTCCACCTGAGCGGGGCGGCGCCGCGTCCGAGAGCTGCTCAGCGGTTGGTCGCCGGGCGGCAGGCCCGTTCTCTCCACCAATGAGACGCCGAGCCGATCGATTCTCCTTCTGGGATGAACCCCAACGTGTCGCCGATTAGCTCCAGAACTTATACCacgaatataatatattatcccACCCGCTGATGAGCGTTGACAACGGGCCGC encodes the following:
- the canx gene encoding calnexin isoform X1, yielding MDQKFGLFFLLASGLLVLLSLSSVSRAEGAMEDDVLGDYVDVEDELELSLPGAEEGELEGEQEEAPPIPKAPPIPKVTYKAPEPMGEHFIAESFDRGTLDGWVLSIAKKEDADEDIAKYDGKWAVEDMKDSKLPGDKGLVLKSRAKHHAISAQLLRTFTFDTKPLIVQYEVNFQNGIDCGGAYVKLLSQTADLDLDQFVDKTPYTIMFGPDKCGEEYKLHFIFRHKNPKTGEYEEKHAKKPDSDLRTYYTDKKTHLYTLVLNPDNTFEVLVDQTQVNSGSLLTDMSPAINPAAEIEDPEDQKPEDWDERPKIQDPAAAKPEDWDEDAPSQVPDEDAVKPDGWLDEEPEYIGDPEALKPEDWDQDMDGEWEAPQVPNPLCESAPGCGSWKRPVVDNPNHKGKWKPAMIDNPNYQGVWKPRKISNPAFFEDLQPFRMTPFSAVGLELWSMTADIFFDNFFITDDRATADRWAADGWGLKKAAEGAADPGLATQMLSAAEERPWLWVVYVLTVALPLVLIIVFCCTGKKKSPETPAAEYKKTDEAQPDVKEPEAEEPEAKEAKEAEEPEAKEAKEAEEPEAPEAKEAKEPEEEEAEEEAEEEAEEEAEEEAEKSSPAAEKSDADESPAENEEEAEKEKEATGDEKSSAEDDILRRSPRNRKVRKD
- the canx gene encoding calnexin isoform X3, yielding MDQKFGLFFLLASGLLVLLSLSSVSRAEGAMEDDVLGDYVDVEDELELSLPGAEEGELEGEQEEAPPIPKAPPIPKVTYKAPEPMGEHFIAESFDRGTLDGWVLSIAKKEDADEDIAKYDGKWAVEDMKDSKLPGDKGLVLKSRAKHHAISAQLLRTFTFDTKPLIVQYEVNFQNGIDCGGAYVKLLSQTADLDLDQFVDKTPYTIMFGPDKCGEEYKLHFIFRHKNPKTGEYEEKHAKKPDSDLRTYYTDKKTHLYTLVLNPDNTFEVLVDQTQVNSGSLLTDMSPAINPAAEIEDPEDQKPEDWDERPKIQDPAAAKPEDWDEDAPSQVPDEDAVKPDGWLDEEPEYIGDPEALKPEDWDQDMDGEWEAPQVPNPLCESAPGCGSWKRPVVDNPNHKGKWKPAMIDNPNYQGVWKPRKISNPAFFEDLQPFRMTPFSAVGLELWSMTADIFFDNFFITDDRATADRWAADGWGLKKAAEGAADPGLATQMLSAAEERPWLWVVYVLTVALPLVLIIVFCCTGKRSSASGQGQLSLTSLQEEFNEAGPPSRPASSGLKKSPETPAAEYKKTDEAQPDVKEPEAEEPEAKEAKEAEEPEAKEAKEAEEPEAPEAKEAKEPEEEEAEEEAEEEAEEEAEEEAEKSSPAAEKSDADESPAENEEEAEKEKEATGDEKSSAEDDILRRSPRNRKVRKD
- the canx gene encoding calnexin isoform X2, which encodes MDQKFGLFFLLASGLLVLLSLSSVSRAEGAMEDDVLGDYVDVEDELELSLPGAEEGELEGEQEEAPPIPKAPPIPKVTYKAPEPMGEHFIAESFDRGTLDGWVLSIAKKEDADEDIAKYDGKWAVEDMKDSKLPGDKGLVLKSRAKHHAISAQLLRTFTFDTKPLIVQYEVNFQNGIDCGGAYVKLLSQTADLDLDQFVDKTPYTIMFGPDKCGEEYKLHFIFRHKNPKTGEYEEKHAKKPDSDLRTYYTDKKTHLYTLVLNPDNTFEVLVDQTQVNSGSLLTDMSPAINPAAEIEDPEDQKPEDWDERPKIQDPAAAKPEDWDEDAPSQVPDEDAVKPDGWLDEEPEYIGDPEALKPEDWDQDMDGEWEAPQVPNPLCESAPGCGSWKRPVVDNPNHKGKWKPAMIDNPNYQGVWKPRKISNPAFFEDLQPFRMTPFSAVGLELWSMTADIFFDNFFITDDRATADRWAADGWGLKKAAEGAADPGLATQMLSAAEERPWLWVVYVLTVALPLVLIIVFCCTGKKKSPETPAAEYKKTDEAQPDVKEPEAEEPEAKEAKEAEEPEAKEAKEAEEPEAPEAKEAKEPEEEEAEEEAEKSSPAAEKSDADESPAENEEEAEKEKEATGDEKSSAEDDILRRSPRNRKVRKD